In one Gadus morhua chromosome 15, gadMor3.0, whole genome shotgun sequence genomic region, the following are encoded:
- the mlip gene encoding muscular LMNA-interacting protein isoform X2, translating into MSHAWTYKAGIFHVNPAMEEGAKSPAQEGTNFRSMRCWADHVALPHPSPPLSPQADSTRRRPAAPMETVVGKHPSPSQQRCHAVCPGAESGSGVVANRPAADFRVQSPSDASSLVSSRASSRESLFSDGWDRERSWSAMQLSGAASPPLSPSRGVSPCSSARSGAFTPTVVRVRRHALASGSSMLHLPRASCQSSCESLAESEGARSPPPLPRRHRPPLTRLSLLTAILRKGRLPVLSPALQRPYSPCWPINHITLASCAACSAASGLPPVSPRAALSPSPPGPPPGAEPPTQSRWHWDSFRQRPALPSVHLPDGRGAGPRPAGTPASESSYRTDKRPVFQTVFSRPVAGPAALRATGGGRGVPPPQSAAPRPRAGPANGADPAGPDEGTEPTRPPPSRLCCYSGARSPGPKGGANQTDPGSSADEPRQTSPAKQKQPSPKTTAAGNFSARRVCSPPPLPATARLDCISPPPRSLQSCLKQHQPFASQTQSHSHEPPKYPATKSPAPGNTSIPGPGPVDSPRDAASPVPVPRSSSCLSPSRYAPIVFPGWPSPNGSRSCTPDRFTLSPSPASQARDLTPRPSPCPSPSLRSTPSPRPGSRGSDYTDREGNKRKPHKIKSSYKSLAAIPTNTLLLDQQMCSPAQLRQESEELYAVIDKILEDGVPKTKVSSLSAQPSGESSHLVTGLKQTQLNSTGRPTGRETKYATVRSPTPSSLERIPAETQTKPGVIRPMIAIPRLQVEDRAGANRCNPFARYLVDTPAAPSSVSEMTTLRWNQEDGGLGSRSPPRSEGGSLEDVGTKSTSALFILESEELRPPPVKPASWQGASTTFSRAEVLPEVFDTRI; encoded by the exons ATGTCGCACGCTTGGACATATAAAGCGGGAATATTTCATGTGAATCCTGCAATGGAGGAAGGAGCTAAAAGCCCTGCGCAAGAAGGGACAAACTTCAGG TCGATGCGCTGCTGGGCGGATCACgtggccctccctcacccctcacctccGCTCAGTCCGCAGGCTGACAGCACGCGCCGTCGCCCTGCGGCTCCCATGGAGACCGTTGTTGGTAAACACCCGAGCCCTTCCCAGCAGCGCTGTCACGCCGTCTGTCCCGGTGCCGAGTCCGGCTCGGGTGTCGTCGCAAATAGGCCGGCGGCAGACTTCAGGGTGCAGAGCCCCAGCGACGCCTCCAGCCTGGTCTCCAGCCGGGCGTCCTCCCGGGAGTCCCTGTTCTCCGACGGCTGGGACCGCGAGCGGAGCTGGTCGGCCATGCAGCTGTCGGGCGCCGCGTCGCCGCCGCTGTCGCCGAGCCGCGGCGTCTCGCCCTGCTCCTCGGCGCGGTCGGGGGCCTTCACCCCCACCGTGGTCCGGGTGCGGAGGCACGCCCTGGCCAGCGGCTCCAGCATGCTGCACCTGCCCCGGGCCTCCTGCCAGTCGTCCTGCGAGAGCCTGGCCGAGTCCGAGGGGGCCCGCTCCCCGCCGCCGCTCCCCCGCCGCCACCGGCCCCCCCTCACCCGGCTGTCCCTGCTCACGGCCATCCTGAGGAAGGGCCGTCTCCCCGTGCTGTCCCCCGCCCTGCAGCGGCCCtactccccctgctggcccaTCAACCACATCACGCTGGCCTCCTGCGCCGCCTGCTCGGCCGCCTCCGGCCTGCCCCCCGTGTCCCCCCGGGCCGCCCTGTCCCCGTCGccgccgggccccccccccggcgcaGAGCCCCCGACGCAGAGCCGCTGGCACTGGGACTCCTTCAGGCAGCGGCCCGCCCTGCCCTCGGTGCACCTCCCCGACGGCCGCGGCGCAGGACCCCGCCCGGCGGGAACGCCGGCCTCGGAGAGCAGTTATCGCACGGACAAGCGGCCGGTGTTCCAGACCGTGTTCTCCCGCCCCGTGGCCGGTCCCGCTGCGCTCAGGGCCacaggaggagggcggggggtcCCTCCGCCGCAATCAGCGGCGCCCCGGCCCAGAGCCGGGCCGGCTAATGGAGCTGATCCCGCCGGACCTGATGAGGGGACGGAGCCGACACGACCGCCCCCGTCACGCCTCTGTTGCTATTCCGGAGCCCGCTCCCCCGGCCCAAAGGGGGGTGCTAATCAGACAGACCCCGGGTCGTCTGCGGACGAGCCCCGGCAGACAAGTCCAGCCAAACAGAAACAGCCCTCGCCCAAAACAACGGCCGCGGGAAACTTCTCGGCTCGGCGGGTGTGCAGCCCCCCGCCGCTGCCTGCCACCGCCAGGCTTGATTGCATTTCTCCGCCACCTCGATCTCTGCAGTCCTGCTTGAAGCAACACCAGCCTTTCGCCTCTCAAACACAATCCCACTCCCACGAGCCGCCAAAGTATCCCGCCACAAAGTCACCGGCGCCGGGCAACACTTCCATCCCCGGGCCCGGCCCGGTTGATTCCCCCAGGGACGCGGCCTCGCCCGTCCCCgtccctcgctcctcctcctgcctgtcTCCTTCCCGCTACGCTCCCATCGTCTTCCCCGGATGGCCGTCGCCCAACGGCTCTCGCAGCTGCACCCCCGACCGCTTCACCCTCTCGCCCTCGCCCGCCTCCCAGGCCCGCGACCTCACCCCCCGCCCGTCCCCGTGCCCGTCGCCCTCGCTGCGCTCCACGCCGTCTCCCAGACCGGGCAGCCGGGGCTCGGACTACACCGACAGGGAGGGAAATAAGAGGAAG CCACACAAGATCAAGTCAAGCTACAAGTCTCTGGCTGCCATCCCCACCAACACCTTATTGTTGGATCAGCAG ATGTGCTCCCCTGCCCAGCTCAGACAGGAGTCAGAGGAGCTGTACGCTGTCATTGATAAGATACTGGAAGACGGCGTACCCAAA ACTAAGGTCTCCTCGCTCTCGGCTCAGCCATCCGGAGAGTCCAGCCACCTGGTCACGGGTCTGAAG CAAACGCAGCTCAACTCAACAGGGAGGCCCACGGGGCGAGAGACTAAATAT GCAACTGTAAGGAGCCCAACGCCATCATCCCTGGAAAGAATCCCGGCAGAAACCCAG ACTAAACCTGGAGTAATTCGACCGATGATTGCCATTCCGAGGCTGCAAGTGGAAGATCGCGCCGGGGCAAACCGATGCAACCCCTTTGCACGCTATCTGGTGGACACACCCGCAGCCCCAAGCTCTGTG
- the mlip gene encoding muscular LMNA-interacting protein isoform X1: MSHAWTYKAGIFHVNPAMEEGAKSPAQEGTNFRSMRCWADHVALPHPSPPLSPQADSTRRRPAAPMETVVGKHPSPSQQRCHAVCPGAESGSGVVANRPAADFRVQSPSDASSLVSSRASSRESLFSDGWDRERSWSAMQLSGAASPPLSPSRGVSPCSSARSGAFTPTVVRVRRHALASGSSMLHLPRASCQSSCESLAESEGARSPPPLPRRHRPPLTRLSLLTAILRKGRLPVLSPALQRPYSPCWPINHITLASCAACSAASGLPPVSPRAALSPSPPGPPPGAEPPTQSRWHWDSFRQRPALPSVHLPDGRGAGPRPAGTPASESSYRTDKRPVFQTVFSRPVAGPAALRATGGGRGVPPPQSAAPRPRAGPANGADPAGPDEGTEPTRPPPSRLCCYSGARSPGPKGGANQTDPGSSADEPRQTSPAKQKQPSPKTTAAGNFSARRVCSPPPLPATARLDCISPPPRSLQSCLKQHQPFASQTQSHSHEPPKYPATKSPAPGNTSIPGPGPVDSPRDAASPVPVPRSSSCLSPSRYAPIVFPGWPSPNGSRSCTPDRFTLSPSPASQARDLTPRPSPCPSPSLRSTPSPRPGSRGSDYTDREGNKRKPHKIKSSYKSLAAIPTNTLLLDQQVIDKEVEGEDVPTGAGGVDDPHAEMCSPAQLRQESEELYAVIDKILEDGVPKTKVSSLSAQPSGESSHLVTGLKQTQLNSTGRPTGRETKYATVRSPTPSSLERIPAETQTKPGVIRPMIAIPRLQVEDRAGANRCNPFARYLVDTPAAPSSVSEMTTLRWNQEDGGLGSRSPPRSEGGSLEDVGTKSTSALFILESEELRPPPVKPASWQGASTTFSRAEVLPEVFDTRI, encoded by the exons ATGTCGCACGCTTGGACATATAAAGCGGGAATATTTCATGTGAATCCTGCAATGGAGGAAGGAGCTAAAAGCCCTGCGCAAGAAGGGACAAACTTCAGG TCGATGCGCTGCTGGGCGGATCACgtggccctccctcacccctcacctccGCTCAGTCCGCAGGCTGACAGCACGCGCCGTCGCCCTGCGGCTCCCATGGAGACCGTTGTTGGTAAACACCCGAGCCCTTCCCAGCAGCGCTGTCACGCCGTCTGTCCCGGTGCCGAGTCCGGCTCGGGTGTCGTCGCAAATAGGCCGGCGGCAGACTTCAGGGTGCAGAGCCCCAGCGACGCCTCCAGCCTGGTCTCCAGCCGGGCGTCCTCCCGGGAGTCCCTGTTCTCCGACGGCTGGGACCGCGAGCGGAGCTGGTCGGCCATGCAGCTGTCGGGCGCCGCGTCGCCGCCGCTGTCGCCGAGCCGCGGCGTCTCGCCCTGCTCCTCGGCGCGGTCGGGGGCCTTCACCCCCACCGTGGTCCGGGTGCGGAGGCACGCCCTGGCCAGCGGCTCCAGCATGCTGCACCTGCCCCGGGCCTCCTGCCAGTCGTCCTGCGAGAGCCTGGCCGAGTCCGAGGGGGCCCGCTCCCCGCCGCCGCTCCCCCGCCGCCACCGGCCCCCCCTCACCCGGCTGTCCCTGCTCACGGCCATCCTGAGGAAGGGCCGTCTCCCCGTGCTGTCCCCCGCCCTGCAGCGGCCCtactccccctgctggcccaTCAACCACATCACGCTGGCCTCCTGCGCCGCCTGCTCGGCCGCCTCCGGCCTGCCCCCCGTGTCCCCCCGGGCCGCCCTGTCCCCGTCGccgccgggccccccccccggcgcaGAGCCCCCGACGCAGAGCCGCTGGCACTGGGACTCCTTCAGGCAGCGGCCCGCCCTGCCCTCGGTGCACCTCCCCGACGGCCGCGGCGCAGGACCCCGCCCGGCGGGAACGCCGGCCTCGGAGAGCAGTTATCGCACGGACAAGCGGCCGGTGTTCCAGACCGTGTTCTCCCGCCCCGTGGCCGGTCCCGCTGCGCTCAGGGCCacaggaggagggcggggggtcCCTCCGCCGCAATCAGCGGCGCCCCGGCCCAGAGCCGGGCCGGCTAATGGAGCTGATCCCGCCGGACCTGATGAGGGGACGGAGCCGACACGACCGCCCCCGTCACGCCTCTGTTGCTATTCCGGAGCCCGCTCCCCCGGCCCAAAGGGGGGTGCTAATCAGACAGACCCCGGGTCGTCTGCGGACGAGCCCCGGCAGACAAGTCCAGCCAAACAGAAACAGCCCTCGCCCAAAACAACGGCCGCGGGAAACTTCTCGGCTCGGCGGGTGTGCAGCCCCCCGCCGCTGCCTGCCACCGCCAGGCTTGATTGCATTTCTCCGCCACCTCGATCTCTGCAGTCCTGCTTGAAGCAACACCAGCCTTTCGCCTCTCAAACACAATCCCACTCCCACGAGCCGCCAAAGTATCCCGCCACAAAGTCACCGGCGCCGGGCAACACTTCCATCCCCGGGCCCGGCCCGGTTGATTCCCCCAGGGACGCGGCCTCGCCCGTCCCCgtccctcgctcctcctcctgcctgtcTCCTTCCCGCTACGCTCCCATCGTCTTCCCCGGATGGCCGTCGCCCAACGGCTCTCGCAGCTGCACCCCCGACCGCTTCACCCTCTCGCCCTCGCCCGCCTCCCAGGCCCGCGACCTCACCCCCCGCCCGTCCCCGTGCCCGTCGCCCTCGCTGCGCTCCACGCCGTCTCCCAGACCGGGCAGCCGGGGCTCGGACTACACCGACAGGGAGGGAAATAAGAGGAAG CCACACAAGATCAAGTCAAGCTACAAGTCTCTGGCTGCCATCCCCACCAACACCTTATTGTTGGATCAGCAG GTGATAGACAAGGAGGTGGAAGGGGAGGACGTCCCCACTGGGGCTGGAGGTGTGGACGACCCACACGCTGAG ATGTGCTCCCCTGCCCAGCTCAGACAGGAGTCAGAGGAGCTGTACGCTGTCATTGATAAGATACTGGAAGACGGCGTACCCAAA ACTAAGGTCTCCTCGCTCTCGGCTCAGCCATCCGGAGAGTCCAGCCACCTGGTCACGGGTCTGAAG CAAACGCAGCTCAACTCAACAGGGAGGCCCACGGGGCGAGAGACTAAATAT GCAACTGTAAGGAGCCCAACGCCATCATCCCTGGAAAGAATCCCGGCAGAAACCCAG ACTAAACCTGGAGTAATTCGACCGATGATTGCCATTCCGAGGCTGCAAGTGGAAGATCGCGCCGGGGCAAACCGATGCAACCCCTTTGCACGCTATCTGGTGGACACACCCGCAGCCCCAAGCTCTGTG